From the genome of Triticum aestivum cultivar Chinese Spring chromosome 3B, IWGSC CS RefSeq v2.1, whole genome shotgun sequence, one region includes:
- the LOC123071335 gene encoding protein CANDIDATE G-PROTEIN COUPLED RECEPTOR 7 has product MAPADAARRLLLLLAVAGAVLRPAAAEIKQESFKDDSRGTILFEKFGFSHRGSVSIALTGAKAVSKLAKPDPAQLGFFLLSDEALFEAIYEQPPPTDLNPNPDPNTGCVLASRYVIPLFTFADLDASGNYKKTFPVSHPDEYSLFFANCAPETAVTMEVRTDMYNTNPDGSKDYLSVGQAPVPTIYAFFALGYVAFLAAWLYLTLYHNRLSAHRIHHLMSCLLLARMLYCISAAEDQHYIRVAGSSHGWDVMFYLFQLVKGVILFAVIALIGTGWSFLKPFLQDKEKKVLMVVIPLQVAANIAAAVVGETGQYLQAWVTWNQIFLFVDVACCCAVLFPVVWSMRSLRESSKTDGKAARTLAKLTLFRQFYVVVIGYLYFTRIIVYALKTITNYKYRWVSVAAEEVATMAFYMFMFYMFKPAERNQYFALDDDEEEAAEMALREEEFEL; this is encoded by the coding sequence ATGGCGCCCGCCGATGCCGCGCgccgcctgctcctcctcctcgcggTGGCCGGGGCCGTGCTCCGCCCGGCCGCGGCGGAGATCAAGCAGGAGTCCTTCAAGGATGACTCCCGCGGGACCATCCTCTTCGAGAAGTTCGGCTTCTCGCACCGCGGGTCCGTCTCCATCGCGCTCACCGGCGCCAAGGCCGTCTCCAAGCTCGCCAAGCCGGACCCCGCGCAGCTcggcttcttcctcctctccgaCGAGGCCCTCTTCGAGGCCATCTACGAGCAGCCGCCGCCCACGGATCTGaaccccaaccccgaccccaacACGGGCTGCGTCCTCGCCAGCCGCTACGTCATCCCGCTCTTCACCTTCGCCGACCTCGACGCCAGCGGCAACTACAAGAAGACCTTCCCCGTCTCCCACCCCGACGAGTACAGCCTCTTCTTCGCCAACTGCGCGCCCGAGACCGCCGTCACCATGGAGGTACGCACCGACATGTACAACACCAACCCGGACGGCTCCAAGGACTACCTCTCCGTCGGCCAGGCCCCCGTCCCGACGATCTACGCCTTTTTCGCGCTCGGCTACGTCGCCTTCCTGGCCGCCTGGCTCTACCTCACCCTCTACCACAACCGCCTCTCGGCGCACCGCATCCACCACCTCATGTCCTGCCTGCTCCTCGCCCGTATGCTCTACTGCATCTCGGCCGCCGAGGACCAGCACTACATCCGCGTCGCTGGATCTTCCCATGGGTGGGACGTCATGTTCTATCTCTTCCAGCTTGTTAAGGGTGTGATCTTGTTCGCGGTGATCGCGCTGATTGGTACCGGGTGGTCGTTCCTCAAGCCCTTCCTGCAGGACAAGGAGAAGAAGGTGCTCATGGTGGTGATCCCGTTGCAGGTTGCAGCTAACATTGCTGCAGCTGTCGTTGGTGAGACCGGGCAATACTTGCAAGCATGGGTGACATGGAACCAGATCTTCTTGTTTGTTGATGTAGCCTGCTGCTGCGCGGTGCTCTTCCCAGTTGTGTGGTCGATGCGATCGCTGCGAGAGTCATCCAAGACAGATGGCAAGGCTGCCCGAACCCTCGCCAAGCTCACGCTCTTCCGCCAGTTCTACGTCGTCGTGATTGGATACTTGTACTTCACAAGGATCATTGTCTATGCGCTCAAGACAATCACCAACTACAAGTACAGATGGGTGAGTGTTGCGGCAGAGGAGGTGGCCACCATGGCATTCTACATGTTCATGTTCTACATGTTCAAGCCGGCTGAGAGGAACCAGTACTTTGCTCtggatgacgatgaggaggaggctGCGGAGATGGCTCTCCGTGAGGAGGAGTTCGAGCTCTAG
- the LOC123071336 gene encoding uncharacterized protein isoform X1 translates to MRRKRSSSAASAATPPSRSAPCATPVPAVAASALSMTTASSSGSPPPASAAARCADRRSPSAPSTARMPQPWQGLPVSSLLCLILTVKVAWELTSLHLWCLALARSCAEAFRLLSVCPFEPPVLAQLALRAERVFHAKYGGRRSRCQVAVLRLLQFSVAVTMVDMVLACTSAFIPFTLGRIILFCTGEFDSFAATPSVLLVGYGFIFSLALGATFAWLLHTTGGVFPDSPGASARSAIYRSWPGTSASMTLISMLWMSLLSLGRGWKTLPTVGEGGELCFQ, encoded by the exons atgaggaggaagaggagcagcaGTGCCGCATCTGCCGCCACCCCGCCGAGCCGGAGCGCCCCCTGTGCCACCCCTGTGCCTGCCGTGGCAGCATCCGCTTTGTCCATGACGACTGCCAGCTCCAGCGGCTCTCCACCACCCGCCAGCGCCGCTGCGAG GTGTGCGGACAGGAGATCTCCATCCGCCCCATCCACGGCGCGGATGCCTCAGCCCTGGCAAGGCTTGCCAGTCTCATCACTGTTGTGCCTCATCCTGACAGTCAAGGTTGCCTGGGAGCTCACCAGCCTGCACCTATGGTGCCTCGCCCTCGCCAGGAGCTGCGCCGAGGCCTTCCGTCTGCTCTCCGTCTGCCCCTTTGAACCCCCCGTCCTTGCTCAACTGGCGCTCCGGGCTGAACGCGTGTTTCACGCAAAGTACGGGGGACGTCGGAGCCGCTGCCAGGTCGCCGTGCTGCGCCTCCTTCAGTTTTCCGTGGCG GTGACAATGGTTGACATGGTTCTGGCCTGTACATCTGCATTTATCCCTTTCACACTTGGAAGGATAATCCTATTCTGCACAGGTGAATTCGACTCTTTTGCTGCAACACCCTCTGTCCTCCTAGTCGGATATGGGTTTATCTTCTCGCTGGCGCTGGGTGCCACTTTCGCTTGGCTTCTTCATACTACTGG GGGCGTCTTCCCAGACTCGCCAGGGGCTTCCGCGCGCTCTGCCATCTACCGGAGCTGGCCTGGGACTTCTGCGTCTATGACCTTGATAAGTATGCTGTGGATGAGCCTATTGTCATTGGGCAGAGGTTGGAAGACCTTGCCGACGGTAGGTGAAGGCGGGGAACTCTGTTTCCAGTAG
- the LOC123071336 gene encoding uncharacterized protein isoform X2 yields MRRKRSSSAASAATPPSRSAPCATPVPAVAASALSMTTASSSGSPPPASAAARCADRRSPSAPSTARMPQPWQGLPVSSLLCLILTVKVAWELTSLHLWCLALARSCAEAFRLLSVCPFEPPVLAQLALRAERVFHAKYGGRRSRCQVAVLRLLQFSVAVTMVDMVLACTSAFIPFTLGRIILFCTGASSQTRQGLPRALPSTGAGLGLLRL; encoded by the exons atgaggaggaagaggagcagcaGTGCCGCATCTGCCGCCACCCCGCCGAGCCGGAGCGCCCCCTGTGCCACCCCTGTGCCTGCCGTGGCAGCATCCGCTTTGTCCATGACGACTGCCAGCTCCAGCGGCTCTCCACCACCCGCCAGCGCCGCTGCGAG GTGTGCGGACAGGAGATCTCCATCCGCCCCATCCACGGCGCGGATGCCTCAGCCCTGGCAAGGCTTGCCAGTCTCATCACTGTTGTGCCTCATCCTGACAGTCAAGGTTGCCTGGGAGCTCACCAGCCTGCACCTATGGTGCCTCGCCCTCGCCAGGAGCTGCGCCGAGGCCTTCCGTCTGCTCTCCGTCTGCCCCTTTGAACCCCCCGTCCTTGCTCAACTGGCGCTCCGGGCTGAACGCGTGTTTCACGCAAAGTACGGGGGACGTCGGAGCCGCTGCCAGGTCGCCGTGCTGCGCCTCCTTCAGTTTTCCGTGGCG GTGACAATGGTTGACATGGTTCTGGCCTGTACATCTGCATTTATCCCTTTCACACTTGGAAGGATAATCCTATTCTGCACAG GGGCGTCTTCCCAGACTCGCCAGGGGCTTCCGCGCGCTCTGCCATCTACCGGAGCTGGCCTGGGACTTCTGCGTCTATGA